A single region of the Paramicrobacterium fandaimingii genome encodes:
- a CDS encoding MFS transporter → MGVRKGNGSESFVTLASERGRVHKRTLTVVIVSQILGGTGLAAGVSVGALLAEDMLGSEGLAGLPTGLFTLGSALAAYLIGRSTQRFGRRVGLAFGFIAGGLGALGVVVAAVIDSIPLLFLSLLIYGAGTATNLQARYAGSDLALPHRRGFGTSMAMVATTLGAVVGPNLIEPLGELAAAVGVPVLAGPFMLAAVAYGAAGIVLFIFLRPDPYLLAKRLAAASADNDPSTAHTSRLTIPRVGISAYVGATVMVLTQIVMVAIMTMTPIHMRAHHHGIAAVGLVIGFHIGAMWLPSLITGVLVDKLGRTPLVVASGVTLLTAGVVAATAPGDSLGMLILALVLLGIGWNFGLISGTALVVDATVPANRARTQGTIDVLIALSGAGGGAMSGVVMAGASYQVLALGGGILSLVLIPVLLWARRRSTP, encoded by the coding sequence ATGGGAGTGCGAAAGGGCAACGGTTCGGAATCGTTCGTGACCCTTGCGTCGGAACGCGGCCGCGTTCACAAGCGCACACTCACTGTCGTGATCGTGAGCCAAATTCTCGGCGGCACTGGTCTGGCAGCGGGGGTCTCTGTCGGAGCACTGCTCGCCGAAGACATGTTGGGGTCTGAAGGTCTCGCTGGGCTTCCAACCGGTCTCTTCACCCTGGGCTCAGCACTCGCCGCGTACCTCATCGGCCGTTCGACGCAGCGCTTCGGCCGCCGCGTCGGGCTTGCCTTCGGGTTCATCGCCGGTGGCCTTGGCGCGCTCGGTGTCGTTGTCGCGGCGGTCATCGACAGCATCCCTCTGCTCTTTCTCTCTTTGCTGATCTATGGAGCGGGCACGGCAACGAACCTGCAGGCACGATACGCGGGCAGCGACCTCGCGCTTCCGCACAGACGCGGCTTCGGAACGAGCATGGCGATGGTCGCCACCACCCTGGGCGCCGTCGTCGGACCGAACCTCATCGAACCGCTCGGCGAGTTGGCCGCCGCCGTCGGAGTTCCGGTGCTTGCAGGGCCCTTCATGCTCGCCGCCGTCGCCTACGGTGCAGCCGGGATCGTGCTGTTCATCTTTCTTCGCCCCGACCCGTATCTGCTTGCGAAGCGGCTTGCCGCGGCCTCCGCTGACAATGACCCGTCAACCGCGCACACGTCCCGTTTGACGATCCCGCGCGTCGGGATCTCTGCCTACGTCGGTGCGACGGTAATGGTGCTGACACAGATCGTGATGGTCGCGATCATGACGATGACGCCGATTCATATGCGCGCTCACCACCACGGCATTGCAGCTGTCGGGCTGGTGATCGGCTTTCATATCGGCGCTATGTGGCTGCCCTCGTTGATCACAGGGGTGCTCGTCGACAAGCTTGGGCGCACGCCCCTCGTCGTGGCGTCTGGAGTGACGCTCCTGACGGCCGGCGTCGTCGCGGCGACCGCACCCGGAGATTCGCTCGGGATGCTGATTCTCGCCCTCGTGCTGCTCGGAATTGGCTGGAACTTCGGACTGATCTCAGGAACGGCTCTCGTCGTCGACGCGACGGTTCCCGCGAATCGAGCTCGAACGCAAGGCACGATAGACGTGCTCATCGCGCTGTCGGGTGCCGGCGGCGGAGCGATGTCTGGCGTTGTGATGGCCGGGGCAAGCTACCAGGTGCTCGCGCTCGGCGGCGGCATCCTGTCTCTCGTTCTGATTCCCGTGCTGCTCTGGGCTCGTCGCCGCTCGACGCCGTAG
- the mddA gene encoding methanethiol S-methyltransferase yields the protein MRAPTRRLRFDTTGRVLGLVYGIVVYTAFIAVFAYSIAFIENASIEVAGIQVVPRTVDDGGPMTPGVLSVVIDALLLSLFAIQHSVMARSTFKVWWTRFVPAPLERSTYVLLATACLAALMWWWHPIRVVVWDVNNDIAHSVLILVSLCGWLIVLLSTFLIDHFDLFGLRQVVANARRQSQTSPQFVIPFWYRLVRHPIYVGFLIAFWAAPVMTTGHLLFAGASTVYIVIGIQLEERDLVAAFGDDYVSYRNRVPMLIPGRRRRRGDRTNTAELRGGTIKR from the coding sequence ATGAGAGCTCCGACACGGCGATTACGATTCGACACGACGGGTCGGGTGCTGGGCCTCGTATACGGAATAGTCGTCTATACGGCATTCATCGCTGTCTTCGCCTACAGCATTGCATTCATCGAGAATGCCTCGATTGAGGTAGCAGGCATCCAGGTCGTCCCGCGTACCGTCGATGACGGCGGGCCCATGACACCAGGTGTCCTGTCTGTCGTGATCGACGCGCTTTTACTTTCGCTCTTTGCCATCCAGCACTCGGTTATGGCGCGCTCGACGTTCAAAGTCTGGTGGACGAGATTCGTGCCTGCACCCCTCGAACGCAGCACGTACGTTCTTCTTGCCACCGCCTGCCTGGCGGCACTGATGTGGTGGTGGCACCCGATCCGCGTCGTCGTGTGGGACGTCAACAATGATATTGCACACTCCGTGCTCATCCTTGTGTCTCTGTGCGGATGGTTGATTGTGCTCTTGAGCACCTTTCTCATTGACCATTTCGACCTCTTCGGTCTGAGACAGGTTGTTGCGAATGCGCGGAGACAATCTCAGACGTCCCCGCAGTTTGTCATTCCGTTTTGGTACCGCCTCGTGCGTCACCCGATCTACGTTGGCTTCCTGATCGCCTTCTGGGCAGCGCCAGTGATGACGACGGGGCACCTGCTGTTCGCAGGCGCAAGCACTGTATACATCGTGATCGGAATCCAGCTGGAGGAGCGCGACTTGGTGGCTGCCTTCGGCGACGACTATGTGTCGTATCGCAACCGTGTGCCGATGCTGATACCGGGACGTCGGCGTCGCAGGGGCGACAGAACCAACACGGCGGAGCTACGCGGTGGCACAATCAAAAGATGA
- a CDS encoding HD domain-containing phosphohydrolase, giving the protein MNGSSIEARRADVLAGLSVAIDLGLGQPAEHMLRSAIIACRLADRLGLGRRERATTYYVSLLMWIGCHADSSEYARWFGDDIAVRRDSYLVDWSGLPYLRFLMGNVARGESMQRRVHVMATLIRDARGQLSALIHSHCSSASALARHIGTSDDVASALEYTFERFDGTGLPAAVAGDEIPVEMRVAQVADNAEVHHRMYGVAGAVAMVNGRRGGHFDPAIVDAFDSDPDGLFPAPGEDSWSSALALAPDADRPLDDSELDTMLRAIGDFADLKCPFALGHSRAVAELAAHAAAILGLDDSDITTIRRAAYVHDAGRLGVSNQIWSKSGDLTKAEWERVRMYPYLTDRVLSRIPGFGRVAVIARCHHEHVDGSGYSLGLAGAALGRAERLLAAADAYQSSREPRPYRAALAPHAGAERLLTRVRAGALDDECVTAVLAAAGHGGTVRHDDALTRRETEILGLVARGLSNREIATRLVISEKTVRNHVERTYMKIGATNRVGASLYALQHGLVSPGYRS; this is encoded by the coding sequence ATGAACGGGTCCTCGATCGAGGCGCGAAGGGCCGATGTCCTTGCCGGGCTGTCGGTAGCGATCGATCTCGGCCTCGGCCAGCCCGCCGAGCACATGCTGCGTTCTGCAATCATCGCGTGTCGTCTTGCCGACCGGCTCGGCCTCGGGCGACGTGAACGAGCGACAACCTACTATGTGTCGCTGTTGATGTGGATCGGCTGCCACGCTGATTCCTCGGAGTACGCTCGCTGGTTCGGCGACGACATTGCGGTTCGCCGCGATTCGTACCTTGTCGATTGGTCGGGGCTTCCCTATCTTCGATTTCTCATGGGCAACGTCGCTCGAGGAGAATCGATGCAGCGCCGGGTCCACGTCATGGCAACCCTCATTCGGGATGCTCGTGGGCAACTCTCTGCGCTCATTCACTCCCACTGCAGCTCCGCCAGTGCGCTCGCTCGGCACATCGGAACCAGTGACGACGTCGCGAGTGCGCTGGAGTACACGTTTGAACGGTTCGACGGCACCGGACTGCCCGCGGCCGTCGCTGGTGATGAGATTCCCGTCGAGATGCGCGTTGCCCAGGTGGCAGACAACGCAGAGGTGCATCATCGAATGTACGGTGTCGCCGGTGCCGTCGCCATGGTGAATGGGCGCCGTGGGGGCCATTTTGATCCGGCGATTGTCGACGCCTTCGACAGCGACCCTGACGGGCTCTTCCCCGCTCCTGGCGAAGACTCGTGGAGTTCAGCGCTCGCGTTGGCACCAGACGCCGATCGACCTCTCGACGATTCAGAACTCGACACCATGCTGCGGGCGATCGGTGACTTCGCCGACCTGAAGTGCCCGTTCGCGTTGGGGCACTCGCGCGCTGTTGCCGAGCTCGCAGCCCACGCAGCCGCGATACTCGGACTCGATGACTCTGACATCACAACGATCCGGCGTGCTGCGTACGTGCATGACGCAGGCAGGCTCGGCGTGAGCAACCAGATCTGGTCGAAGTCCGGTGACCTGACAAAGGCGGAGTGGGAGCGCGTCAGAATGTACCCTTACCTCACTGACCGCGTGCTGTCGCGAATCCCGGGGTTTGGTCGCGTGGCAGTGATTGCGCGGTGCCATCACGAGCACGTGGACGGCAGCGGCTATTCGCTCGGCCTCGCGGGGGCCGCCCTTGGGCGTGCCGAGCGACTCCTCGCCGCGGCCGATGCCTATCAATCGTCCCGTGAGCCGCGCCCGTACCGTGCGGCGCTGGCTCCACACGCGGGTGCCGAACGCCTGCTGACCCGTGTTCGAGCGGGAGCCCTCGACGATGAATGCGTCACCGCCGTTCTCGCCGCAGCGGGGCACGGTGGAACGGTGAGACATGATGATGCATTGACGCGCAGGGAGACCGAGATTCTTGGGCTCGTGGCGCGAGGCTTGTCGAATCGCGAGATCGCAACACGGCTGGTGATCAGCGAGAAGACGGTTCGCAATCACGTTGAGCGCACGTACATGAAGATCGGTGCGACGAATCGCGTCGGTGCGAGCCTATACGCGCTGCAACACGGGCTCGTGTCTCCCGGGTACCGGTCATGA